One part of the Oceanispirochaeta sp. genome encodes these proteins:
- a CDS encoding ABC transporter substrate-binding protein translates to MKKLLFLFLAVLITLPLFAAGQSEKSDTKMEELSMIWWGSQNRHNRTIQTIDLYMEKNPNVVMTYEFAGWGDYWTKVTTMAAGGMLPDVMQQDYAIFFDSIQVHHGCDSQRVC, encoded by the coding sequence GTGAAGAAACTGTTATTCTTGTTCCTGGCTGTCTTAATCACATTGCCCCTGTTTGCAGCAGGTCAAAGTGAAAAATCTGATACGAAAATGGAAGAATTGTCCATGATCTGGTGGGGTTCTCAAAATCGCCACAACAGAACGATTCAGACGATTGATCTCTACATGGAGAAAAACCCCAATGTTGTGATGACTTATGAATTTGCCGGCTGGGGAGATTACTGGACCAAAGTCACAACCATGGCTGCCGGCGGAATGCTTCCCGATGTGATGCAGCAGGACTATGCAATATTTTTCGACTCAATTCAAGTCCATCATGGGTGTGACTCCCAAAGAGTATGCTGA